A single window of Rickettsiella endosymbiont of Dermanyssus gallinae DNA harbors:
- the rimK gene encoding 30S ribosomal protein S6--L-glutamate ligase, with amino-acid sequence MKIAILSRRSQLYSTHRLAEEATKRGHDVKIIDTLRCYMNITSKNPSIHYKGKILDKFDAIIPRIGASITFYGAALVRQFEMMGTFVANDSIAITRAQDKLRSLQLLSRKGVGLPITGFAYSPDDIQDLISMVGGPPLVIKILEGTQGIGVVLAETQQAATSVIEAFLDLQAHIMVQEYIKEAKAADIRCFVVNGKVIAAMERQAKIGEFRSNIHRGGTIRLAKLTEEERTAAVHAAKVIGLNIAGVDLLRSNRGPLIMEVNSSPGLEGIEKATKKNVAEIIIKFIEKKAGKHRLI; translated from the coding sequence ATGAAAATTGCTATTCTTTCTCGTCGCTCACAGCTTTACTCTACTCATCGTTTAGCAGAAGAAGCGACGAAGCGAGGACATGATGTCAAAATAATTGATACCTTGCGTTGTTACATGAATATAACTAGCAAAAACCCTTCTATTCATTATAAAGGGAAAATTCTTGATAAGTTTGATGCCATCATTCCCCGTATTGGTGCATCCATTACTTTTTATGGCGCTGCACTGGTAAGACAATTTGAAATGATGGGAACTTTCGTTGCTAACGATTCTATCGCCATCACGCGTGCACAAGACAAACTACGTTCACTGCAATTATTATCCCGTAAAGGTGTAGGATTACCCATTACAGGATTTGCTTATTCACCCGATGATATCCAAGACCTTATCAGTATGGTCGGTGGCCCTCCTCTTGTGATTAAAATTTTAGAAGGTACCCAAGGAATAGGTGTTGTTTTAGCAGAGACTCAACAAGCGGCTACCAGTGTTATTGAAGCTTTTTTAGATCTACAAGCGCATATTATGGTTCAAGAATATATTAAAGAAGCAAAAGCCGCGGATATTCGCTGTTTTGTTGTTAACGGTAAAGTTATCGCCGCCATGGAACGCCAAGCAAAAATTGGCGAATTTCGCTCTAATATTCATCGTGGTGGAACGATACGCCTCGCTAAACTGACCGAAGAAGAACGTACCGCTGCGGTCCACGCCGCTAAAGTCATTGGGTTGAATATTGCGGGTGTTGATTTATTACGCTCTAACAGAGGCCCCTTAATTATGGAGGTAAACTCCTCTCCTGGCTTAGAAGGGATAGAAAAAGCGACAAAAAAAAATGTAGCCGAAATCATCATTAAGTTTATTGAGAAAAAAGCCGGCAAACATCGCTTGATTTAA